In Gossypium arboreum isolate Shixiya-1 chromosome 5, ASM2569848v2, whole genome shotgun sequence, a single genomic region encodes these proteins:
- the LOC108481531 gene encoding uncharacterized protein LOC108481531, translated as MNFQAGSGSNPANNSNYPLVPNLDKVTEEENARIESQKQLEEWCKWLEEIFRVMEITYSHHGIDTKDLSLVPDLVLSPKFKMPEFEKYNGTSCPEAHITLFCRRMTGYVNNNQLLIHCFQDSLVGATSKWYNQLSRTRISSLKYLAQAFMKQYSHVTDMTPDRITLQNMEKKSNENFRQYGQRWREVTIQVQLPLLEKETTMLFINNLKAPFITHAGKRHKKLLRHGNDWINDRECNKKRKDRGKGKYQKPRAVTTGSQGSLRQESGTKQNTEKLQFTPIPMSYRELYQSLFNAHVVATFYLKPLQPPYRKWYDANAQYDYHSVVERLIKVGIVKFDNAPSAENQLPNHTDGEVNSISENMGRKIKAEITEVKTPLKWVWKKMVKRGLVISDPERSGRGIESYCEFHHEEGHGIQECEEFRALIQGLMDNNEIEFYEDAKEEGCICTSESTSKGPKVSYPVVIISRPKNKVGIQMAPKVIIQKPVVFSYKDNKRVPWNYDCNVTIPGKESSAKEDQDIGSHTRSGRRYDLVNAQTEPVKGKAPIVEQKKGKAAESE; from the exons ATGAATTTTCAAGCTGGCTCAGGCTCTAACCCTGCTAATAACTCGAATTATCCACTTGTTCCTAATTTGGATAAAGTTACGGAAGAGGAAAATGCAAGGATAGAATCACAAAAGCAATTAGAAGAATGGTGTAAATGGCTGGAGGAAATATTCAGAGTAATGGAAATCACTTATAGTCATCATGGAATTGACACTAAGGATctaagtttggtcccagacttaGTCCTTTCCCCCAagttcaaaatgccagaatttgagaagtacaatggaaCGAGCTGCCCTGAAGCTCATATTACCTTGTTTTGCAGAAGAATGACTGGGTATGTTAACAACAATCAACTACTGATCCATTGCTTCCAAGATAGTTTAGTGGGGGCAACATCTaagtggtataatcaactgagTCGTACCAGGATTAGTTCATTGAAATATTTGGCACAAGCGTTCATGAAGCAGTATAGCCATGTGACAGATATGACTCCTGACAGAATTACTCTtcagaatatggagaagaaatcAAATGAAAATTTCAGACAATATGGGCAAAGATGGAGAGAAGTTACCATACAAGTTCAGCTGCCGCTTTTAGAAAAAGAAACCACGATGCTCTTTATCAACAATTTAAAGGCCCCGTTCATTACACATGCTGGGAAGCGCCACAAAAAGCTTCTCAGACATGGTAATGACTGGATAAATGATCGAGAATGTAATAAGAAGCGGAAGGATAGAGGCAAAGGAAAATACCAAAAG CCGAGAGCAGTGACTACTGGGAGTCAAGGTTCGTTAAGACAAGAGTCCGGCACAAAGCAAAATACTGAGAAGCTTCAATTTACACCTATCCCAATGTCATATAGGGAGTTGTATCAAAGTTTATTCAATGCACATGTGGTGGCCACTTTTTACTTAAAGCCATTACAACCCCCATACCGCAAATGGTACGATGCAAACGCTCAATATGACTACCATTCAGTAGTTGAAAGACTTATTAAAGTGGGCATTGTGAAGTTTGATAATGCACCCAGTGCAGAAAATCAGTTACCTAATCACACTGATGGTGAGGTAAATTCAATAAGTGAAAATATGGGGAGAAAGATCAAGGCAGAAATTACAGAAGTAAAAACTCCTTTAAAATGGGTCTGGAAGAAGATGGTAAAAAGGGGATTAGTTATTTCGGATCCAGAAAGGAGCGGCAGAGGGATAGAGAGCTACTGCGAATTCCATCATGAAGAGGGTCACGGAATTCAAGAATGTGAAGAGTTCAGAGCTTTGATTCAGGGCCTGATGGACAACAATGAGATAGAATTTTATGAAGATGCTAAAGAGGAGGGGTGTATATGCACGTCAGAATCAACGTCGAAGGGCCCAAAGGTCAGTTATCCTGTGGTCATCATTTCACGTCCGAAAAATAAAGTAGGAATTCAAATGGCACCGAAGGTTATAATTCAGAAACCAGTAGTTTTCTCTTACAAAGACAACAAAAGGGTCCCATGGAATTATGATTGTAATGTGACAATCCCAGGGAAGGAGAGTTCAGCTAAGGAGGATCAAGATATAGGTTCTCATACGCGTAGTGGAAGACGCTATGATTTGGTGAATGCCCAAACAGAACCTGTAAAAGGAAAAGCTCCAATAGTGgaacaaaagaaaggaaaagctGCTGAGTCTGAGTAG